The window GGTTTCTGGCCGAACCTGTTTGCGGACGAGGCTGTGTTTGTCATTACCGCGGCGGAAGGACGCGCCGCGTCCCAATCGTAGAGGAACACGCGGCCCTTTTCACGCCCACGTCACGCGCAAGGGATTGCGCGGGGGAATACGTGCGTAGGCTTGACGCGGATAGCCGATCATCATGGCGCCGCAGACCCGGTGATCATCCGGGATGCCGAGCAGGGATCGGATTTCGGGCTTGAATCCGATTGCCGCGACGAGCACGCCCGCCCAGCACGTGCCAAGGCCATGCGCCTGCGCGGCCAAATCAAGGTATTCGAGCGCAATGGTGCAATCGCCGAGGGGATCGAAGCCTTCCTTCGAGGCGTGGGCGACGACCAGTTGCGGCGCGCCGCGCAGCATGCGGTCTTCTCCATTTTCAAAACTCTCGACCATGCGGGCAAAATAAGGAATGGATCGCAATCCGTCGGCGATCAATCGTGAAAGTTCACGCATGGTTTCGGGCGATTCAATAATCAACCAGTGCACCGGTTGGCGATTGGTGGCCGACGGCGCCCAGCGTGTCGCGTCGAGCAAGCGCATCAACAGTTCGCGCGGCGCCGGTTTCGGCAAAAAAAGGCGAACCGATCGCCGCGTCTTGAGAACCTGCATCACGGGATCCGCGAAGCGGTCCATCGCCGCGGGCGCGGATTCCAGTTCCTCCGGGCGCATTCCGCGCAGGGTCAGCGCCGCGTGAGGGCATATCGCGATGCAATGGCCGCAATTCAGGCACAGCGGCTCCAGTTCCGGAAGCGCTTCGGGCAAACCGTTCGCGCCCCACCCCAGAATCTGCACCGGGCAATCCCGGATGCACCATCCGTCGCGGGCGCATCGGTCGGCATCGGCGGAAACAAGCATTTCGATATCCGGCCGCTATTGTTTCACGCCGGCTTTGGCGGCGGCGGCTTTGGCGGCTTCCTCGCGCTGGCGTTGCAGTTCTTCCCATCGTTGTTTGGCCACTTTGCACTCGTCTATTTTTTTCTTGGCCATTTCGATGAGCGTGCGCTTTTCCTTGCCCTGGGTGGTGGTTTCGTCGCCGGGAATGACTGTCAGGATATTGGGCACGCGCTCGTATTCGGCGTTGGCATCCTCGAAGCGGTGCTCGTCCACGGCCTTGTTGCCCTTGTCAATCGTGTCGCTTGCGGCGTCCAGAACCTGGTTGATGATATCGGTAATGTTCTTTTTGATCTGCTTGATGGATTCTTTCGCGGTGTTGGCCTGATCGGCAAAATCCTGATCGACCGCCTCGTATAGGCCCATGGCCTGGTTATAGGTGGCGATGGCGTTGCCGTAATCGGACGCCAAGCGGCTTTTCTCGGCTTGGGCCTTCACCTTTTCCGCGGAGGCGATAATGCTGACATTGAGTTCACGACGCGCCTTTCGATCGGCTATGGCGGCGTTGGTTTCGGTAATCTTGTCCGCGATGGCGTCATTGGTTTGTTCGTATTCGAGCGCGCGGGTGAACGCGTTGAGCGCGTTGGGAAGTTCCTGTTCGGATGCGCCCGGACGCGCCGCCGCCTCCAGGGCCGCGTCACCGATTTTGGCATAGTGCGCCGAAAGTTTCTTTCCGATGGACCGGCGATCGGCGCCGGCCATCTCGTAGGCCGTTTGCCATTCCCTGACGCCGCGTTCGACTGCATCTTCCGATCCGAACGCATAGAACAAATCGCCCATGGTGTCAATCGCCACGGCATCATGTACGCCCAAAGAAACGAAATTGTCATAGGCTTTGGTGGCCTGATAAAAGTTTTTCTTCTCACCCAGGAGATACTGAACTTCCCGTACGAGATACCAGCATACGGCTTCGGGCGAGGGCGCCACCATGCCGGGGTCGGCATCGGGGCGCAGGATCGTATACCAAACGTCCGCGGTGGTGTCCACGCATTGGGCAAAGAGGCTCTGCGCGCCCTCCTTCAGATAGCCTTCATACCCGGAGCCACGCCGGTAATCATCGGCAATCATCGCCCCGGCATTCGCGTAAAAACTCCGGCGATTTTCGATGAAAAGGGGCGCATTGCGGACATATTCGCGATCCTTTTGGCGCGACAAATAGGCGAACGAATCCACCCGCGCCTCGATATCGGCCTCGATTCGCTGCTTCAGGGCTTGTCCTTGCGGGGAAGTATCCATCGAAAACGGCAGCAGCAGATCGGACACGGTCGCGGCAACGGCGCCCATGCGAAAGGCGAAATAACTGCCGAGGCCGAACTTGCGCACATCACGCAGCAAACGGATTTCGTTGTCTATCGCCGCGATGGCTTCCGCCTCGCTCGCAAAAGGTTTGCCGCGATTGAGCACGGACGCACCGGCCACCGCGCCACGGAACAGATCTTCTTCATACGATGTGTCTTCGGTCCGAAAGGCATTGGAAATAGCCTTTCTTTCCACGGGCACGGCCGTGGCGCAGATCGCGCGCCGGGCGCGGGATCCCCAGGCCACGGCTTCCTGCGCCGCCAGCGCCGTCACGATTCCCAGCAATATCGCCGATATAATAACTCGTCGTCCCATGGTCCCCTCACACGAAATTTTGGCTCGCCGTCATTGGCGTCGCCCTTTCCGCAAGGCACAGTCCTGTTTGTTTGCGCGCAGTTCCGTGAATCGGCACAAAACCTAACGCAACAGTAAAATAACACCTTTCTCCCAATATTACAAGAATCCCCCAGTCAGTATGCAAGGAGTGCGGCAAGGATGCCATGTCCACGATTGAAACGGACTCTTGCCGATTTCCCATCCTCTCAGTTGTTCAAAATCGCCTTGAATGAGCTGCCCCGTACAGACAGTAAACCGCCGTTTGCCCGCTTGCCGGACGATTTGCGATAATTATGGGCATGGGCGCGGGTTGGCCGCGCAAGGAAACATTCATGGAAAAAAGACGCATCGGGGCGGTCACCTTCGACCTGTGGGACTGTCTGTTTGCCGATGATACCGACGAACCCAAACGGGCGGCGGCGGGGAAGCCGCCGAAACCCGTCGCGCGCCGGGAATTGGTTCATCAGTATCTTGGACGACACGCCCCCATCGCCCGCGAAGCCGTTGATTTGGCCTATGACCTGACCGATGCGGCTTTTCGCAAGGTCTGGCACGACCAGCATGTGACATGGTCGGTGCGCGAACGGTTGGGCGTCCTGCTGGCGGGTCTCAAGCGGACGCTCCCGGAAGACGAATTCGCCGAACTCATCCGTTTGCATGAAGACATGGAACTCGAATTCAGCCCCGATCCGGCCCCCGGCGCGCTCGAAGCACTCAAGGCGTTGCACGGCGTGTATCCGCTGATCGTCGTGTCGGACGCCATCTTTTCGCCGGGACGCGCCCTGCGCGAACTGTTGCGCAAGAACGGCATGCTCGAATGTTTCGACGGGTTCGTGTTCTCGGATGAAATCGGCAAGTCGAAGCCCGCGCCGGAAATGTTCCAGGAAGCCGCCAAGGCCGCCGGCTGCGACATCACGAGCATCGTACACATCGGCGACCGCCCCCACAACGACATCGGCGGGCCGCATGCCGTCGGCGCGCGCGGCGTATTGCTCACCGTCGTCAAGAACCGTCCGCTCGACGGCCACGTGCCCGACGCCATCTGCGACGATTACAGCAAACTCCCCGCCCTTTTACAGAAAATGAATTCGTAGAAATTTTTAGAAAGGAAAGGCCGTACATGGCAGCAGTCCCGCGTTTTCTCATCGTTGACGGATATCCCAAGGCCAGCCGCGACGAGTTCAATCATGTCGGTATGCGGCTCGCCTGGGAACTCTACAGCGACATGCTCCTCACCTACCTGCCGGACGCCGAATACGACGTGTGGCTTTCGAGCGATCCCGGCACGGTTTCTCCCGCGAGCAACGAATTGGAAAAATACGCGGGCGTGCTGTGGCCCGGCTGCAACATCACCATTTACCATCATGACGACCCGCGCGTCATCGCGCACCTCGATCTCGCCCAACGCGCTTACGAAGTTGGTGTGCCGCAGTTCGGCACCTGCTGGGGCATCCAGTTGGCGGTCGTGGCTGCGGGCGGGGAAGTCAAGGCCAATCCCAAGGGACGCGAAATGGGCATCGGG of the Candidatus Hydrogenedentota bacterium genome contains:
- a CDS encoding HAD family hydrolase, yielding MEKRRIGAVTFDLWDCLFADDTDEPKRAAAGKPPKPVARRELVHQYLGRHAPIAREAVDLAYDLTDAAFRKVWHDQHVTWSVRERLGVLLAGLKRTLPEDEFAELIRLHEDMELEFSPDPAPGALEALKALHGVYPLIVVSDAIFSPGRALRELLRKNGMLECFDGFVFSDEIGKSKPAPEMFQEAAKAAGCDITSIVHIGDRPHNDIGGPHAVGARGVLLTVVKNRPLDGHVPDAICDDYSKLPALLQKMNS
- a CDS encoding nitroreductase family protein, which translates into the protein MLVSADADRCARDGWCIRDCPVQILGWGANGLPEALPELEPLCLNCGHCIAICPHAALTLRGMRPEELESAPAAMDRFADPVMQVLKTRRSVRLFLPKPAPRELLMRLLDATRWAPSATNRQPVHWLIIESPETMRELSRLIADGLRSIPYFARMVESFENGEDRMLRGAPQLVVAHASKEGFDPLGDCTIALEYLDLAAQAHGLGTCWAGVLVAAIGFKPEIRSLLGIPDDHRVCGAMMIGYPRQAYARIPPRNPLRVTWA